One genomic window of Stieleria sp. JC731 includes the following:
- a CDS encoding glucose 1-dehydrogenase: MKAVAVKPGTPNSVHLTEVHEPSLDAFPDGNGVLVKTLKVGVDATDREINEALYGNAPEGDDYLVIGHESFGVVEAVGPKVRRVKPGDYVTATVRRPGGSIYDMIGTNDMTSEETYYERGINLRHGFMTEKFADEEEYIVRVPEGLKHLHVLMEPMSCAAKAVQQAYEAQQRMKVWRPRLAYVLGSGQIGLLTTLILKLRGLEVYTLARGEAPNLKSEIVSGMEASYISTRETSMEELVKKTGKPDLIVDATGSSMLAFQAMQHVGHNGVVVWTSITGGDKNLEIPSDNVNLNWVLGNKLLLGSVNGNRTHFESGIRDLALGDMMFPGVLDKILTHPVDGLDNYQEMMRLLVEEKDALKVYVNVAEE, translated from the coding sequence ATGAAAGCCGTCGCGGTTAAACCCGGCACTCCCAACAGCGTTCACCTGACCGAGGTTCATGAGCCGTCCCTCGATGCATTCCCCGATGGCAACGGCGTTTTAGTTAAAACGTTGAAAGTCGGCGTCGACGCCACCGATCGTGAAATCAACGAAGCGTTGTATGGAAACGCTCCCGAAGGTGACGACTACCTCGTGATCGGACACGAATCCTTCGGTGTTGTCGAAGCGGTCGGTCCCAAAGTTCGTCGCGTCAAGCCAGGCGACTATGTGACCGCTACAGTGCGTCGGCCTGGTGGGTCGATCTATGACATGATCGGCACCAACGACATGACCAGCGAAGAAACCTATTACGAGCGAGGCATCAACCTTCGCCATGGTTTCATGACCGAAAAGTTCGCCGACGAGGAGGAGTACATCGTCCGTGTGCCGGAAGGGCTGAAGCACCTGCACGTATTGATGGAGCCAATGAGTTGTGCGGCCAAAGCGGTTCAGCAGGCTTACGAAGCACAGCAGCGAATGAAAGTCTGGCGTCCCCGCTTGGCTTATGTTCTGGGCTCTGGCCAAATCGGTCTGCTGACGACGCTTATCTTGAAGCTGCGTGGGCTTGAGGTTTACACGCTGGCTCGCGGCGAAGCTCCAAACTTGAAGAGCGAAATCGTTAGCGGGATGGAAGCGAGCTACATCAGCACGCGTGAAACATCGATGGAAGAGCTGGTCAAAAAGACCGGAAAGCCAGATCTGATCGTCGACGCAACCGGCAGCAGCATGCTCGCTTTCCAAGCGATGCAGCACGTCGGTCACAACGGCGTGGTTGTTTGGACCAGCATCACCGGCGGTGATAAAAACCTGGAAATCCCCTCGGACAACGTCAATTTGAACTGGGTCTTGGGTAACAAGTTGCTGCTCGGCAGCGTCAACGGAAACCGCACCCACTTCGAAAGCGGGATCCGCGATTTGGCCCTCGGCGACATGATGTTCCCCGGCGTTCTGGACAAAATCCTGACTCACCCAGTCGACGGCCTGGATAATTACCAGGAAATGATGCGTCTGTTGGTCGAAGAAAAGGATGCACTCAAGGTGTACGTCAACGTCGCCGAAGAGTGA
- a CDS encoding 30S ribosomal protein S1 — MVNRNLIRSLEDDDMLDDLANLAPEEETEDWLLDFLQHAEQQDYSQGQIVDGKIVEMNDEWALIDVGFKSEGTVNLNEWGPEEPKPKVGDIVRVLIEEMEDNFGAADDPYGMISLSKEKAEKIIEWEKIISTIGEGQVVTGWVIRKIKGGLLVNIGVDVFLPGSQVDIRRPGDIGDFIGRVIQAEVLKIDDTRRNIVISRRSLIENQREEDRAFLMQELEVGQIRKGIVKNIADFGAFVDLGGIDGLLHITDMAWERISHPTEMVSIDQEIEVKVLHIDREKQKIALGLKQKDRNPWENIEQKYPVDSNHMGEVVNVMSYGAFVKLEPGIEGLVHISEMSWTKRVNHPSELVNIGDKIEVKILGVDPEGQQLSLGMKQTQKNPWEDVLERYPEGSDVNGKVRNLTNYGAFIELEEGIDGLLHVSDMSWTRKIGHPSEVLEKGQELQCRVLSVDEQRRRIALGLKQLDNDPWDGDIPDKYQPGQLVKGNVTKITNFGVFIGLEDGLEGLLHISELAEHKVENPEEVVKVGDEIEVKVLRVDTDERKIGLSLKRVEWGEEEERAAAAAEAAEASEMPAQDGELKGGLGSGEGPLFPPAN, encoded by the coding sequence ATGGTTAACCGCAATCTGATCCGTTCCCTCGAAGACGACGATATGCTCGATGATCTGGCGAATCTAGCGCCAGAGGAGGAAACGGAAGATTGGCTGCTCGATTTTTTGCAGCATGCTGAGCAGCAGGATTACAGCCAAGGCCAGATCGTCGACGGCAAGATCGTCGAAATGAACGACGAGTGGGCCTTGATCGACGTTGGCTTCAAAAGTGAAGGCACCGTCAACCTGAACGAATGGGGCCCTGAAGAGCCCAAGCCGAAGGTCGGCGACATTGTCCGCGTCTTGATCGAAGAGATGGAGGACAACTTCGGAGCTGCTGACGATCCTTACGGGATGATCTCCCTGAGTAAGGAAAAAGCCGAGAAGATCATCGAGTGGGAAAAGATCATCTCGACGATCGGCGAAGGCCAAGTGGTCACCGGTTGGGTCATCCGCAAGATCAAAGGCGGTTTGCTGGTCAACATCGGTGTCGATGTCTTCTTGCCAGGCAGCCAAGTGGATATCCGTCGTCCCGGCGACATCGGCGATTTCATCGGCCGCGTGATCCAAGCCGAAGTTTTGAAGATCGACGACACCCGCCGCAACATCGTCATCAGCCGTCGTTCGCTGATCGAGAACCAGCGCGAAGAAGATCGTGCGTTCTTGATGCAGGAACTTGAAGTCGGCCAAATCCGCAAAGGTATCGTCAAGAACATCGCCGACTTCGGTGCGTTCGTCGACCTGGGCGGCATCGACGGCCTGTTGCACATCACCGACATGGCTTGGGAGCGTATCTCGCACCCAACCGAAATGGTTTCGATCGACCAAGAAATCGAAGTCAAGGTTCTGCACATCGACCGCGAAAAGCAAAAGATCGCTTTGGGTCTGAAGCAGAAGGACCGCAACCCGTGGGAAAACATCGAACAGAAGTACCCTGTCGATTCGAACCACATGGGCGAAGTCGTCAATGTGATGAGCTACGGTGCGTTCGTCAAACTGGAGCCAGGCATCGAAGGCCTGGTTCACATCAGCGAGATGAGCTGGACCAAACGGGTCAATCACCCAAGCGAATTGGTCAACATCGGCGACAAGATCGAAGTCAAGATCTTGGGTGTCGATCCCGAAGGCCAACAGCTTTCATTGGGTATGAAGCAAACCCAAAAGAACCCATGGGAAGACGTTTTGGAGCGTTACCCAGAAGGTTCGGATGTCAACGGAAAGGTTCGCAACCTCACCAATTACGGTGCGTTCATCGAACTCGAAGAAGGCATCGACGGTCTGCTTCACGTCAGCGACATGTCTTGGACCCGCAAAATCGGTCACCCAAGCGAAGTCCTGGAGAAAGGCCAAGAGCTACAGTGCCGCGTCTTGAGCGTCGACGAGCAACGCCGTCGTATCGCACTCGGCCTGAAGCAACTGGACAACGACCCATGGGATGGCGACATTCCAGACAAGTACCAGCCTGGCCAATTGGTCAAGGGTAACGTCACCAAGATCACCAACTTCGGTGTCTTCATCGGTTTGGAAGACGGCTTGGAAGGCTTGCTGCACATCAGCGAATTGGCCGAGCACAAAGTCGAAAACCCAGAAGAAGTTGTCAAAGTTGGCGACGAGATCGAAGTCAAAGTCTTGCGTGTCGATACCGATGAGCGAAAGATCGGACTGTCGCTCAAACGTGTCGAATGGGGTGAGGAAGAAGAGCGTGCAGCAGCTGCTGCCGAAGCCGCCGAAGCCAGCGAAATGCCTGCACAAGATGGCGAGCTGAAGGGTGGACTCGGAAGCGGCGAAGGCCCTCTGTTCCCGCCAGCGAACTAA
- a CDS encoding GNAT family N-acetyltransferase produces the protein MDVLYGLEPELSSGEFIDVLKRSTLADRRPVDSPDVIAKMLQHADLIVTARDQSGLLVGIARSITDFCYCTYLSDLAVDVQFQRKGIGKRLIEQSHQHAGLGTNLILLAAPAAESYYPHIGMQAHGSCWIRRGQ, from the coding sequence ATGGACGTCTTGTATGGTTTAGAGCCGGAGCTTTCGAGCGGCGAATTCATTGACGTGTTGAAACGTTCGACACTCGCGGATCGGCGTCCTGTGGATTCACCGGACGTCATTGCGAAGATGCTTCAACACGCCGACCTGATCGTAACGGCACGCGACCAGTCAGGGTTACTGGTTGGGATCGCCCGCTCGATCACAGACTTTTGTTACTGCACCTATTTGTCAGACCTGGCCGTCGACGTTCAATTTCAACGAAAAGGCATCGGCAAACGACTGATCGAACAATCGCATCAGCATGCAGGCCTGGGAACCAACTTGATTCTGTTGGCCGCCCCCGCAGCAGAAAGTTATTACCCGCATATTGGCATGCAGGCGCACGGTTCGTGCTGGATCCGGCGTGGCCAATAG
- a CDS encoding glycerate kinase translates to MNVLIVPDKFKGSLTASEVIAAIESGLRSQRPDINTHPVVASDGGDGFLDAILQCRNEVRPKQCNTLDPLGRPTVAEYGFDESESTAYVEMARASGMELITAAERNPAITSTEGTGLLVADAINQGAKTIYVGLGGSATNDGGCGIAKALGYRFLDDHGKELAPVGGQLHSIKHIDGSGAVDLSEVQIIAVNDVANPLLGPEGAAFVYSPQKGADPAMVRELDRGLDHLQSVVTGDLGIDAANVPGAGAAGGTGYGLKVFLGGRFISGIEFVLALAGMERLLSGGQIDLIITGEGRIDDQTAYGKLVRGVSEVGQKYGIPVKAICGLLDLQERSVEDIGLADVLQIHDPSRPLDETIRQAANLVSASAAKLIASA, encoded by the coding sequence ATGAACGTTCTGATCGTGCCCGACAAGTTCAAAGGATCGCTGACCGCAAGTGAAGTGATCGCGGCTATCGAATCGGGACTAAGAAGCCAACGACCAGATATCAATACTCACCCAGTCGTCGCGTCTGACGGGGGCGATGGATTTCTGGACGCAATATTGCAATGCCGAAACGAAGTCCGTCCAAAGCAGTGCAATACGCTGGACCCATTAGGTCGACCAACGGTTGCCGAATACGGATTCGATGAAAGCGAGAGCACTGCTTACGTCGAGATGGCACGTGCCAGCGGGATGGAGTTGATCACTGCAGCCGAGCGCAACCCCGCAATAACATCAACCGAAGGCACCGGTCTGCTAGTCGCCGACGCGATCAACCAAGGCGCAAAGACAATCTATGTAGGCCTTGGCGGTAGCGCAACCAACGACGGCGGCTGCGGAATTGCCAAAGCACTCGGCTATCGATTCCTGGATGATCACGGCAAAGAACTGGCCCCCGTCGGTGGCCAACTACATTCCATCAAGCATATCGATGGCTCTGGTGCAGTCGACTTGTCGGAGGTGCAAATTATCGCCGTCAACGATGTCGCCAACCCGCTGCTCGGACCCGAAGGAGCCGCCTTCGTTTACTCGCCACAAAAAGGTGCTGATCCCGCGATGGTACGCGAGCTGGATCGTGGACTTGATCACCTGCAATCCGTAGTGACCGGTGATCTTGGAATTGACGCGGCGAACGTGCCGGGCGCCGGGGCTGCAGGTGGGACCGGGTACGGGCTGAAAGTATTTCTCGGAGGCCGATTCATTTCGGGAATCGAATTTGTACTCGCACTCGCAGGTATGGAACGCTTATTGAGCGGTGGCCAAATCGATCTGATAATCACCGGCGAAGGACGCATCGACGATCAAACAGCCTATGGAAAATTGGTTCGCGGCGTCAGCGAGGTTGGTCAGAAATACGGCATCCCTGTCAAAGCCATTTGCGGACTGCTAGATCTGCAGGAACGCAGTGTCGAAGACATCGGCTTGGCTGACGTACTGCAGATCCATGATCCCAGTCGCCCTCTTGATGAAACCATCCGACAAGCGGCCAACCTAGTATCCGCCTCAGCGGCCAAACTGATTGCCAGTGCCTAA
- a CDS encoding alpha-amylase family glycosyl hydrolase yields the protein MIELIRSIYPEHLEEVHSGIEALLEKYAAEIKAGTQDDQEQLTQKDSILITYGDSFRSDGISPLQCLRRFATEQLGDSVSAVHLLPCFPYTSDDGFSVQDYYQIDPKLGNWFDMQELGESFDLMFDAVVNHISKSSDWFQGYLNGVPEFDEFFIAADPDADYSSVTRPRALPLLHPFKRGDETVHIWTTFSEDQVDLNFHNPNVFLAVLDVLLFYVARGAKFIRLDAIAFIWKEHGTSCMHLKQTHEIIQLCRKAIEQLHPHVALITETNVPHKENISYFGDGTNEAHLVYNFTLPPLLMYSLHQQSVEKLTEWASSLVLPSDQTCFFNFTASHDGVGVRPLQGIIDPSEIDQLADIARSHGGFVSMRDNGDGTQSPYEINCNYFDFATDPSLPDEVRVQRFLLTQSVMLAIPGVPGIYYHSIVGSQNDRQAAIDSGINRRINRAKLQYDPLADELTDSDSIRGKVFKSYKAMLDVRGQEPLFDPYGKATYSSQGPVFIIKRAGDGTELFAVHNFSDQEQTVQLSAAPLSDMLSQSRFGDASAESCNVTLKPYEFMWLKTS from the coding sequence ATGATTGAATTGATTCGTTCGATTTATCCCGAGCATCTTGAGGAAGTCCATTCCGGAATCGAGGCCCTGCTTGAAAAGTATGCCGCCGAAATCAAGGCGGGAACTCAAGACGATCAAGAACAACTGACACAAAAGGATTCGATCCTTATCACCTACGGCGACAGCTTTCGCAGCGATGGCATCAGCCCGCTGCAGTGCCTGCGTCGATTTGCGACCGAACAACTTGGTGACAGCGTCAGTGCCGTTCACCTGCTGCCTTGCTTTCCCTACACGTCAGACGATGGCTTTAGTGTTCAAGATTATTACCAGATCGATCCGAAGCTCGGAAACTGGTTCGACATGCAGGAACTCGGAGAGTCCTTTGACCTGATGTTTGACGCGGTCGTCAATCACATCTCCAAAAGCTCGGATTGGTTCCAAGGGTATCTGAACGGCGTTCCCGAGTTCGATGAATTCTTTATCGCGGCGGATCCAGACGCTGATTACTCCAGCGTGACCCGCCCGCGAGCCCTACCGTTGCTTCACCCGTTTAAACGAGGCGACGAAACCGTTCACATCTGGACGACCTTTTCCGAAGACCAAGTCGACCTTAACTTTCATAATCCAAACGTCTTCCTTGCCGTCCTGGATGTGCTGCTGTTTTATGTTGCTCGTGGCGCCAAGTTCATCCGGCTTGATGCGATCGCATTTATCTGGAAAGAACACGGCACCAGCTGCATGCATCTAAAACAGACGCATGAGATCATCCAGCTATGCCGGAAAGCGATCGAGCAACTTCACCCGCATGTCGCACTGATCACGGAAACCAACGTTCCGCACAAAGAGAACATCTCTTACTTTGGCGACGGCACCAACGAAGCGCACTTGGTCTACAACTTCACGTTGCCTCCATTGTTGATGTATTCGCTGCACCAGCAGTCTGTCGAAAAGTTGACCGAGTGGGCAAGTTCTTTGGTTCTGCCCAGCGACCAAACTTGTTTCTTCAATTTCACTGCCAGCCATGACGGCGTCGGTGTCAGGCCTTTGCAAGGGATCATCGACCCAAGCGAAATTGATCAACTTGCCGACATCGCTCGATCACACGGTGGGTTTGTTTCAATGCGTGACAACGGAGACGGCACGCAATCACCTTACGAAATCAACTGCAACTATTTCGACTTTGCAACCGATCCATCGCTACCCGACGAGGTTCGCGTTCAGCGTTTTCTATTGACCCAGTCGGTGATGCTCGCGATACCAGGTGTTCCGGGCATCTACTACCATTCGATCGTCGGATCGCAAAACGATCGACAAGCGGCAATCGATTCGGGTATCAACCGACGTATCAACCGAGCAAAACTGCAATACGATCCGCTCGCCGACGAGTTAACCGATAGCGATTCGATCCGCGGGAAGGTTTTCAAAAGTTACAAGGCAATGCTTGATGTACGTGGGCAGGAACCGCTGTTTGATCCCTACGGTAAGGCGACTTACTCATCGCAAGGTCCGGTGTTTATTATCAAACGTGCTGGCGATGGGACCGAGCTATTTGCGGTTCACAATTTCTCTGACCAAGAACAAACAGTTCAGCTCTCAGCCGCTCCGCTTTCAGACATGCTGAGCCAATCTCGATTCGGTGACGCCAGTGCCGAAAGCTGCAATGTCACGCTAAAACCATACGAATTCATGTGGTTGAAAACGTCGTAG
- a CDS encoding acyl-CoA dehydrogenase family protein: protein MAETMAHNSLTSLASLAATLASAAPKWQSIDHWPAESLMACGDFGVIRGLAGLAGWSPVQQIETLITLAEADLVTTFIITQHLGALKRLVASSQVDAHQSLVSQLADGRQTASVGISHLTTSRRHLDRPVVSATRCKQGYVLDGMIPWVTGASRVDWIVVGASLDDGSQVLALVKAKTAGVNPGPGAKMIAMESSCTDSVKLEGVFVDDRFIIAGPTEEVLSAKSDATKKTGGAGGLQTSALALGLSFAALEYLKFEATNRTNLRAIAERFDQEHFAVRSRLLSATNSESDIDLSELRSQANSLVQRTTAAAMTTAKGAGLMANHPVARYCQQAFFFLVWSCPQPVAEAHLCEMAGL from the coding sequence ATGGCTGAAACAATGGCGCACAACTCATTGACTTCACTGGCGTCGCTTGCCGCGACACTTGCCAGCGCGGCACCGAAATGGCAAAGCATCGATCACTGGCCTGCAGAGTCTTTGATGGCCTGTGGGGACTTTGGAGTCATTCGCGGATTGGCTGGTCTTGCCGGCTGGTCGCCAGTTCAGCAAATCGAAACGTTGATCACGCTTGCCGAGGCAGACTTGGTGACGACGTTCATCATCACGCAGCACTTAGGGGCATTGAAACGCCTCGTCGCAAGTTCACAAGTCGACGCGCATCAGTCGTTGGTAAGCCAATTGGCCGACGGGCGTCAAACCGCATCGGTCGGGATCAGTCATCTGACGACCAGTCGCCGCCATCTAGACCGCCCCGTCGTGTCGGCGACCAGATGCAAGCAAGGATATGTTCTCGACGGCATGATCCCTTGGGTGACCGGAGCAAGTCGCGTTGATTGGATCGTGGTCGGCGCCAGTCTGGACGACGGATCGCAGGTTCTGGCCTTGGTAAAAGCGAAGACCGCTGGAGTGAATCCAGGACCGGGGGCAAAGATGATCGCGATGGAGTCAAGTTGCACTGACTCGGTGAAGCTTGAAGGCGTTTTCGTTGACGACCGTTTTATTATCGCTGGTCCAACCGAAGAGGTCCTGTCAGCAAAATCCGATGCGACCAAGAAAACAGGTGGTGCCGGTGGATTGCAAACATCAGCACTCGCTCTTGGGCTTTCTTTCGCAGCTTTGGAATACTTGAAATTCGAGGCAACCAATCGAACGAACTTGCGTGCGATCGCGGAACGATTCGATCAAGAGCATTTCGCGGTTCGAAGTCGATTGCTTTCGGCAACGAATTCAGAGTCCGATATTGATTTAAGCGAGCTGCGCAGCCAAGCAAACAGCCTGGTGCAGCGAACGACCGCCGCCGCGATGACGACTGCGAAAGGAGCCGGCTTGATGGCCAACCATCCGGTCGCACGCTATTGCCAACAGGCATTCTTCTTTTTGGTGTGGAGTTGTCCGCAACCGGTGGCAGAGGCTCATCTATGCGAGATGGCAGGTCTGTAG